A part of Melittangium boletus DSM 14713 genomic DNA contains:
- a CDS encoding TauD/TfdA family dioxygenase, whose amino-acid sequence MSIARIEPYDDYLRVHFTPGEGARHADFHWFWLRHNSDLDRHPVTQERIVCSSELPFEPSPRSVRLSGDSAAVEIDWSDHVEGRTSRYDARWLREYAYAADRAPAPPPPSDPAAITLDASRLEEPLGPLALRTLQRAGALIVRGYGTDTESIIDVFGREGLSVISTHFGRIEDLRTDNTTNSNTDQLGYTDSSIQLHTDQPFLERPPRYQLLHSQRPGTTGGENFVVDGLAAAHHLAEIDRHSFDLLRTVPVTFHRKQKSFERVLVSPLLDFDAPGGFRIRYSYFTLAPHRRPFAEMEAWYRAYNRFAKLVRDERHQYRFLLQAGDFLLYDNWRMLHARTAFTGARWVRGVYFDAT is encoded by the coding sequence ATGTCCATTGCCCGGATCGAGCCGTACGACGACTACCTGCGCGTCCACTTCACCCCTGGTGAGGGAGCGCGCCACGCCGATTTCCACTGGTTCTGGCTGCGGCACAACTCGGATCTCGACCGCCATCCCGTCACCCAGGAGCGCATCGTCTGCTCCTCGGAGCTGCCCTTCGAGCCGAGTCCCCGCTCGGTGCGGCTCAGCGGGGACTCGGCCGCGGTGGAGATCGACTGGAGCGACCACGTCGAGGGACGCACGAGCCGCTATGACGCCCGCTGGCTGCGCGAGTACGCCTACGCGGCCGACCGGGCCCCCGCCCCGCCCCCGCCCTCGGACCCCGCCGCCATCACCCTCGACGCCTCGCGCCTGGAGGAGCCCCTGGGTCCGCTCGCCCTGCGCACGCTCCAGCGCGCCGGGGCCCTCATCGTGCGCGGGTATGGCACGGACACGGAATCCATCATCGACGTCTTCGGCCGCGAGGGACTGTCCGTCATCAGCACCCACTTCGGGCGCATCGAGGATCTGCGCACCGACAACACGACCAACAGCAACACGGATCAGCTCGGGTACACGGACAGCTCCATCCAGTTGCACACGGATCAGCCCTTCCTGGAGCGGCCACCGCGCTATCAATTGCTGCACAGCCAGCGGCCGGGCACCACGGGCGGAGAGAACTTCGTGGTGGATGGACTCGCGGCGGCCCACCACCTGGCGGAGATCGACCGGCACTCCTTCGATCTGCTGCGCACGGTGCCGGTGACCTTCCATCGCAAGCAGAAGTCCTTCGAGCGGGTGCTCGTCTCTCCCCTGCTGGACTTCGACGCGCCGGGCGGCTTCCGCATCCGCTACAGCTACTTCACCCTCGCGCCACACCGCCGGCCCTTCGCGGAGATGGAGGCTTGGTACCGGGCCTACAACCGCTTCGCGAAGCTCGTGCGGGACGAGCGGCACCAGTACCGCTTCCTCCTCCAGGCCGGTGACTTCCTGCTCTACGACAACTGGCGCATGCTCCATGCGCGCACGGCCTTCACCGGAGCCCGCTGGGTGCGCGGGGTGTACTTCGACGCGACGTGA